From the genome of Virgibacillus proomii, one region includes:
- the thrS gene encoding threonine--tRNA ligase — MNNSSIHIHLPNEEVRTYPAGTTVKMVASSIGTSLGKNAVVAKVNQKLVDLSYKLMDDASVEIFTSDTKEGLEVIRHSTAHVLAQAVKRLFNNVQLGIGPVIEHGFYYDCKLNERLSEQELQLIEKEMAIIIKEDLEIRREAISYDEAMQLFSQRNEPFKLELLKELDKHEEITIYHQGEFIDLCRGPHVPSTGYVKAFKLSHVSGAYWRGDSERDVLQRVYGYVFNKKSELQKHLDFLEEASKRDHRKLGKQLQLFMFSEEAPGMPFYLPKGQIIRKELEQFSREMQNTASYKEVQTPLMMKQRLWEQSGHWDHYHENMYFTEVDDTNFAIKPMNCPGHMLIFKNKLYSYRDLPVRIAEFGQVHRHEYSGALNGMLRVRTFCQDDAHIFVRKDQIESEIKQVFNLIDQIYRTFGFTYIVELSTRPEPSLGEDHLWELSEQALQNVLKQLEVPYQLNEGDGAFYGPKIDFHIKDALERSHQCATIQLDFQMPDKFDLSYINENNEKVRPVVIHRAIYGSLERFFGILIEHFAGAFPVWLAPVQVQLIPVSHVHTDYCKAVEAKLKEQAIRVEVDNRHEKISYKIREAQMQKIPYTLVLGDREVEAGSVHVRKYGSKRSESESLASFLKGLQQQINDRLL, encoded by the coding sequence ATGAACAACTCAAGTATTCACATTCACTTACCAAACGAAGAAGTAAGAACCTATCCAGCAGGAACTACTGTTAAAATGGTTGCCTCATCGATTGGCACTAGTTTAGGAAAAAATGCAGTAGTTGCTAAAGTAAATCAGAAATTAGTTGATCTGAGCTACAAACTGATGGATGATGCATCCGTGGAGATTTTTACATCAGATACGAAAGAAGGATTAGAAGTAATACGGCATTCAACAGCCCATGTACTTGCACAAGCAGTAAAAAGATTATTTAATAATGTCCAGCTCGGGATTGGACCAGTAATAGAACATGGATTTTATTATGATTGTAAGTTAAATGAACGGTTAAGCGAGCAGGAACTACAATTAATTGAAAAGGAAATGGCAATCATCATTAAAGAAGATTTGGAAATAAGGCGGGAAGCTATTTCATACGATGAGGCTATGCAGCTCTTTTCCCAGCGGAATGAACCGTTTAAGCTAGAACTATTAAAAGAGCTGGATAAGCATGAGGAGATAACCATTTATCATCAAGGGGAATTTATTGACCTTTGTCGTGGACCGCATGTACCAAGTACAGGATATGTGAAAGCATTTAAGCTCTCACACGTATCAGGTGCATATTGGCGTGGAGACAGTGAAAGGGATGTACTTCAACGAGTTTATGGGTATGTATTTAATAAAAAAAGCGAATTGCAGAAGCATCTTGATTTCTTAGAAGAAGCTAGTAAACGAGATCACCGTAAATTAGGGAAGCAATTGCAGTTATTTATGTTTTCTGAAGAGGCCCCAGGAATGCCTTTTTATTTACCAAAAGGACAGATAATAAGAAAGGAACTTGAACAGTTTTCCAGAGAAATGCAAAATACTGCTTCTTATAAAGAGGTACAGACACCTTTAATGATGAAGCAACGTCTTTGGGAACAATCAGGACATTGGGATCACTATCATGAAAATATGTATTTCACAGAAGTAGATGATACTAACTTTGCAATTAAACCGATGAATTGTCCGGGACATATGCTTATTTTTAAAAATAAACTTTATTCGTACAGAGATTTACCAGTGCGTATAGCGGAATTTGGGCAAGTTCACCGTCATGAATATAGCGGTGCTTTAAATGGTATGCTGCGTGTTCGGACTTTCTGTCAGGATGATGCTCATATTTTTGTACGTAAAGATCAAATTGAATCGGAAATTAAACAGGTTTTTAACCTGATTGATCAGATTTATCGTACTTTTGGTTTTACGTATATCGTTGAGCTATCAACGAGGCCGGAACCTTCATTAGGTGAAGATCATTTATGGGAATTATCTGAACAAGCACTGCAAAATGTCTTAAAACAACTAGAAGTTCCTTATCAATTAAATGAAGGAGATGGTGCGTTCTACGGTCCAAAAATTGATTTTCACATTAAGGATGCGCTAGAACGAAGCCATCAATGTGCAACGATCCAACTTGACTTTCAAATGCCGGATAAATTTGATCTATCTTATATCAATGAAAATAACGAAAAGGTTCGTCCAGTAGTCATCCACCGAGCTATATATGGCTCGCTTGAGCGATTCTTTGGCATTTTAATTGAACATTTTGCAGGTGCTTTTCCAGTCTGGCTTGCTCCAGTTCAAGTACAACTAATTCCAGTATCTCATGTGCATACGGATTATTGCAAAGCAGTTGAAGCGAAATTGAAAGAACAAGCTATTCGAGTTGAGGTAGATAACAGACATGAAAAAATAAGCTATAAAATACGGGAAGCACAGATGCAAAAAATACCATATACGCTTGTGTTAGGGGATCGTGAGGTAGAAGCAGGCAGTGTCCATGTTAGAAAATACGGAAGTAAGCGATCCGAAAGTGAATCATTAGCCAGCTTTTTGAAAGGTCTTCAGCAGCAGATTAATGATAGGTTGCTGTAG
- a CDS encoding polyamine aminopropyltransferase, producing the protein MTNLSIKQSKAIYWASGIVSICGIIFEVLFGAAGSYLLGDGVKQYTLTISLFLTGMGIGASLSEKVTKHLILSFVWIEFTIGIIGGFSTFVLFGVTAFLSSGMDAFFLYFITLVVGALTGVELPILIRKANEIGVTLQKSTARVLFSDYAGGLIGGLLFVYLFRPQFGLVKTAFIVALINVIVALWILIYFRQEIKTFKRHFTAGIIILVVLILGVLFGEETAFVFEQKLYNDPIIYNEQTNYQQIILTKEQGDLRLFLDGQLQFSSEDEYRYHETLVHPAMAAASSIENVLVLGGGDGLALREIQKYDEVKSIKLVDLDPRVTDLGMKNHEITKLNKEAFKDDRVDVVNTDAFTYLQEHKELYDVILVDMPDPNNESLNKLYTLEFYQLLRNHLRPGGAIMVQATSPTFATEVYWSIDKTMQAADLYTDNLHVDVPSFGDWGFVLAKREKFAVEQVNINVDTKFLTNDVLAGLTTFGKDIDQHMVDEKGNQIQIEVNTLIRPSLIEKYEKAWQNY; encoded by the coding sequence GTGACAAATTTAAGTATAAAACAAAGCAAAGCAATCTATTGGGCATCAGGTATTGTATCTATATGTGGGATCATTTTTGAAGTTTTGTTTGGTGCTGCCGGCTCCTATCTGCTAGGAGACGGTGTGAAACAGTATACACTGACCATTTCATTATTTTTAACAGGAATGGGAATTGGTGCCTCGCTTAGTGAAAAGGTGACGAAGCATTTAATTCTATCTTTTGTATGGATTGAATTTACAATTGGTATCATTGGTGGATTTTCTACCTTTGTATTATTTGGTGTTACTGCCTTTTTAAGCTCAGGGATGGATGCATTTTTCCTCTATTTTATTACACTAGTCGTTGGTGCACTTACAGGGGTTGAGCTCCCTATCTTAATCCGCAAAGCAAATGAAATTGGCGTAACCTTACAAAAAAGTACAGCTAGAGTTCTTTTCTCCGATTACGCCGGTGGGCTAATAGGCGGTTTACTATTTGTTTATCTCTTCCGCCCACAGTTTGGTTTAGTAAAGACAGCTTTTATCGTTGCACTTATCAATGTCATTGTCGCTTTATGGATTTTAATTTATTTTCGACAAGAAATTAAAACCTTCAAACGTCACTTTACCGCTGGCATTATTATATTAGTCGTATTAATACTAGGGGTATTATTTGGTGAAGAAACAGCTTTTGTCTTTGAACAGAAGCTATATAATGACCCGATTATTTATAATGAACAAACGAATTACCAGCAAATTATCCTAACGAAGGAGCAGGGAGATTTGCGATTATTCCTTGATGGGCAGTTGCAATTCAGTTCAGAAGACGAATATCGTTACCATGAAACACTTGTCCATCCTGCAATGGCTGCTGCTTCATCCATCGAAAATGTCCTAGTCTTAGGAGGCGGGGATGGGCTTGCCTTACGTGAAATTCAAAAATATGATGAAGTAAAGTCTATAAAACTCGTTGACTTAGACCCACGCGTAACCGATTTAGGGATGAAAAACCATGAAATTACCAAATTAAATAAAGAAGCCTTTAAAGATGATCGAGTTGATGTTGTTAATACAGATGCCTTTACATACTTACAAGAACATAAAGAATTATACGATGTTATTCTTGTCGATATGCCAGATCCAAATAATGAATCCTTAAATAAATTGTACACGCTTGAATTTTACCAGCTTCTCCGCAACCATTTACGACCAGGAGGAGCGATTATGGTACAAGCAACCAGTCCAACTTTTGCAACCGAAGTTTACTGGTCGATAGACAAAACCATGCAAGCTGCTGATCTCTATACAGATAATCTACATGTTGACGTCCCGAGTTTTGGTGATTGGGGATTTGTACTGGCAAAACGGGAAAAATTTGCTGTAGAACAAGTGAATATCAATGTTGATACAAAGTTTTTAACGAATGACGTACTAGCCGGCCTTACTACATTTGGTAAAGATATCGATCAACACATGGTTGATGAGAAAGGGAACCAGATCCAAATAGAAGTAAATACCTTAATTCGCCCTAGCCTAATTGAAAAATATGAGAAGGCTTGGCAGAATTATTAA
- a CDS encoding DUF350 domain-containing protein: MEPFVSTLIYFFVAVGVVLVGLVIFELITTRYKDWDEILKGNHAVALSIGGKIVGICIILAFSIYNSADIVETLIWGGVGIVLQMVAYLLFQLFTRNFSVEEQLHKGNIAVGIISMCVSIGLGFVIGASIT, from the coding sequence ATGGAGCCATTTGTTTCCACGCTTATTTACTTTTTTGTCGCAGTTGGTGTTGTACTAGTTGGCTTAGTTATTTTTGAGCTAATTACAACGAGATACAAAGATTGGGATGAAATTTTAAAAGGAAATCATGCAGTTGCTTTATCAATTGGAGGAAAAATAGTAGGTATCTGTATCATTCTTGCTTTTTCTATTTATAACAGTGCAGATATCGTAGAAACCCTTATTTGGGGCGGAGTCGGAATTGTATTACAAATGGTCGCATACTTATTATTTCAATTATTTACCCGTAATTTCTCTGTTGAAGAACAATTACATAAAGGAAATATAGCCGTCGGAATTATTAGTATGTGTGTATCGATTGGACTCGGATTTGTCATTGGAGCTTCGATTACGTAA
- a CDS encoding DUF4247 domain-containing protein, whose product MKRSLFFVLISLLLLLAACDSQAKSEGTLFDHRIAEFIDDNYTFQDIVSSQEDSSDISEVYIAEDKSIDEVVSELREHEEPDRISDRSDQKQALVYDNLFVIVTEDEDDSDNSTVEIASQQFVRDNFQPSFFHGLFAYWLLDEILDVDDWAKKRQNNCRNSNDCYGGYHSSGGHYKKSGGSKSIRSSTIRGGGPGTGK is encoded by the coding sequence ATGAAGCGTTCACTTTTCTTTGTCTTGATATCTTTATTGCTCCTGTTAGCTGCTTGTGACAGTCAAGCTAAATCTGAAGGAACCTTGTTCGATCATCGTATTGCCGAATTTATAGATGATAATTATACATTTCAAGATATTGTTTCAAGCCAAGAGGATTCCTCTGATATATCTGAGGTATACATAGCTGAAGATAAAAGCATTGATGAAGTAGTAAGCGAACTGCGGGAACATGAAGAGCCTGATAGAATAAGTGATAGAAGTGACCAAAAGCAAGCACTTGTCTACGATAACTTGTTTGTGATTGTAACAGAAGACGAAGATGATTCTGATAACTCAACAGTTGAAATTGCCTCTCAACAATTCGTTCGAGATAATTTTCAGCCAAGCTTTTTTCATGGTTTATTTGCTTATTGGCTGTTAGATGAAATTCTCGACGTCGATGATTGGGCTAAAAAACGGCAAAACAACTGTAGAAATTCAAATGATTGCTACGGCGGTTACCACTCATCAGGCGGTCACTATAAAAAATCTGGTGGTTCTAAATCGATACGTTCGTCAACTATTCGAGGTGGCGGACCAGGTACTGGAAAATAA
- a CDS encoding PspA/IM30 family protein — MFKFFKRLKTVVESELNSALDKAEDPVKMLDQFMRDMEEDIREAETAVAKQIANEKMMLRKYEDTQKMVKKREEQAMKAVEAGNDDLAKRALEDKKLHEQTAESLKESHERAKQDSTALRAKLDEMKAEYQEMKLKKDSLKARAESAKTRTKMNRTLSGIGSDESKQGFERMEEKVLRYEAEAETSEDLRSSNKSLDDEFEALEKNDVDDELAALKKKLGKE; from the coding sequence ATGTTTAAATTTTTTAAACGGTTAAAAACGGTTGTTGAATCTGAGTTGAATTCTGCATTAGATAAAGCTGAAGACCCTGTAAAGATGCTAGATCAGTTTATGCGTGATATGGAAGAAGATATTCGTGAGGCAGAAACTGCCGTAGCAAAACAAATTGCCAATGAAAAGATGATGTTACGTAAGTATGAAGATACACAAAAAATGGTCAAAAAACGGGAAGAACAAGCTATGAAAGCAGTAGAAGCTGGGAATGATGATCTTGCTAAGCGTGCGCTAGAGGATAAGAAATTACATGAGCAAACTGCTGAGTCATTAAAAGAATCGCATGAGCGTGCTAAACAAGATTCCACTGCATTACGAGCTAAACTAGATGAAATGAAAGCTGAATACCAAGAAATGAAATTGAAAAAAGATTCTTTAAAAGCACGTGCTGAATCTGCTAAAACAAGAACTAAAATGAATCGTACATTATCAGGTATCGGCAGTGACGAATCCAAGCAAGGTTTTGAGCGGATGGAAGAAAAGGTACTACGTTATGAAGCAGAGGCCGAAACAAGTGAAGACTTAAGAAGCTCTAACAAAAGCTTAGACGATGAGTTTGAAGCATTAGAAAAAAATGATGTCGATGACGAACTGGCAGCATTAAAGAAGAAGCTAGGAAAAGAATAA
- a CDS encoding DUF4178 domain-containing protein, whose translation MSIFGRLFGKKKETTKPIEERNMFNLKINDIVTFDLEDYKVVGKIDYDDHGFKWYAYQLESTHKTIWLSVEMDDELNLGIYERIKLPIQEPIPKKVEYDGTTFYLDESGTARVRGIGRSENVSGMTCHYYDYYDESDEKALSVEKWGNEIEVSIGYEIEEYELKIIAGS comes from the coding sequence ATGAGTATATTCGGTCGTTTATTTGGAAAAAAAAAGGAGACCACTAAACCAATCGAAGAAAGAAATATGTTTAACCTAAAAATAAACGATATCGTAACATTCGACCTAGAGGATTACAAAGTGGTAGGTAAAATTGATTATGATGATCACGGTTTTAAATGGTATGCATATCAGTTGGAAAGCACGCATAAAACTATATGGTTAAGTGTTGAAATGGACGATGAACTAAATCTTGGGATATATGAAAGAATTAAACTGCCAATTCAAGAACCCATTCCTAAAAAAGTGGAATATGATGGAACCACCTTTTATCTGGATGAGTCGGGAACAGCAAGAGTAAGAGGAATCGGACGCAGTGAAAACGTCTCTGGTATGACCTGTCACTATTATGATTATTATGATGAGTCCGATGAAAAAGCACTCTCTGTAGAAAAATGGGGAAATGAAATTGAAGTAAGTATTGGCTATGAAATTGAAGAATATGAATTAAAAATTATTGCCGGTAGCTAA
- a CDS encoding glycoside hydrolase family 3 protein encodes MKLQSTKVSLIILCLLFALLLQSVTGLDASASNKEVDYNEEQIRAIMEEMSLEEKIGQLFIVHVYGKTPTDPAYEDINLKNNRGGKNFQEVIENYHIGGVIYFNWTDNIGTPLDGEQVQSLSNGLQEIAMNQDTRIPLFISTDQEGGVVQRVTTPATVFPGSMAIGATRSEKFAAKTSKVIGKELKSLGINMNFAPTVDVNLNPDNPVIGVRSFGETPELVSRFGVLQVNAYQDQQVIASVKHFPGHGDTDVDSHYGLPIIDHDLKTLHEVDLKPFKDAIDAGIDSIMTGHIVVPALDDSGFPATLSKPIITDLLRKELGFDGLIITDSLGMAGANVVPPERVSVEAFKAGIDILLNPPNVEVAYHSMLDAVQSGEITKERVDESVFRILKAKMDNGLFDKSQTNPDEIKHIGTEEHLQTANDIAEKSVTLVKNEGVLPLQAEERVLVTGPMIAKPDLLSQSLKEKGIRGSSYATSNSPSDSQIEDAIKQAKDVDKIIVTTYTANTNSQQQKLVEKLNEIDKPVIVSAHRNPYDIMAFPDVAAYLNAYSHLEVSIHAMANVLTGEVNPFGKLPVTIPNLYDFGHGLDYTNTPLNAKGLKQLVDDLHGQGEIIDDQATRKLKIHLTTVERFEQRELQEKVVKHLHGFQELLTTLREDKTLTKKAHSYLETEGLKLLEVWDNARAK; translated from the coding sequence TTGAAGCTGCAATCTACCAAGGTGTCCCTAATTATCCTGTGTTTATTATTTGCACTTTTATTGCAAAGTGTCACCGGTCTTGATGCATCTGCTTCGAACAAAGAAGTTGATTACAATGAGGAGCAAATCAGAGCCATCATGGAAGAAATGTCGTTGGAAGAGAAAATTGGTCAGCTGTTTATCGTCCACGTCTATGGAAAGACGCCAACAGATCCGGCTTATGAGGATATAAATCTAAAAAACAATCGCGGTGGTAAAAATTTTCAGGAAGTTATTGAAAACTATCACATTGGTGGTGTTATTTATTTTAATTGGACAGACAATATCGGTACACCGCTTGATGGTGAACAAGTGCAGTCCTTATCAAATGGTTTGCAAGAAATTGCAATGAATCAAGATACGAGAATTCCTTTATTTATTTCAACTGATCAAGAGGGTGGGGTTGTCCAGCGGGTAACAACACCAGCTACGGTATTTCCAGGAAGCATGGCAATTGGTGCAACCCGTTCCGAAAAGTTTGCAGCAAAAACTAGCAAAGTCATCGGTAAAGAGTTGAAGAGTTTAGGTATTAATATGAATTTTGCCCCTACCGTTGATGTGAATTTAAATCCAGATAATCCTGTCATTGGAGTTCGTTCTTTTGGAGAGACTCCAGAACTTGTCTCCCGATTTGGGGTGTTACAAGTAAATGCTTATCAAGATCAGCAAGTAATTGCTTCAGTTAAACATTTTCCCGGACATGGAGATACAGATGTCGATTCCCACTACGGATTACCGATTATTGACCATGATTTAAAAACGTTACATGAAGTTGATTTAAAACCTTTTAAAGATGCAATAGATGCGGGAATCGATTCGATTATGACAGGGCATATAGTAGTACCGGCATTGGATGACTCTGGTTTTCCAGCAACACTTTCAAAACCGATTATTACCGATTTACTTCGGAAGGAACTGGGATTTGATGGGCTAATCATTACGGATAGTTTAGGGATGGCAGGTGCAAATGTCGTTCCCCCTGAACGTGTTTCCGTTGAAGCTTTTAAAGCAGGCATAGATATATTATTAAATCCACCTAATGTCGAAGTTGCTTATCATAGTATGTTGGACGCTGTACAATCTGGAGAAATTACAAAAGAACGTGTTGATGAATCGGTATTTCGCATATTAAAAGCAAAAATGGATAACGGTTTATTTGATAAATCACAAACTAACCCAGATGAAATAAAACATATTGGAACAGAAGAACATTTGCAAACTGCCAATGATATTGCTGAAAAAAGTGTGACGCTTGTTAAAAATGAAGGTGTTCTACCTTTACAAGCGGAAGAAAGAGTACTCGTCACTGGGCCAATGATAGCAAAACCTGACCTCCTTTCTCAATCATTAAAGGAAAAAGGAATCAGAGGAAGCAGCTATGCAACTAGTAATAGCCCGTCTGACAGCCAAATTGAAGATGCTATCAAACAAGCCAAGGATGTAGATAAAATTATTGTCACCACTTACACTGCAAATACGAATTCACAACAGCAAAAGCTTGTGGAAAAACTGAATGAAATAGACAAGCCGGTAATTGTATCGGCACATAGAAATCCTTATGACATTATGGCTTTTCCAGACGTAGCTGCCTATCTTAATGCATATAGCCATCTAGAGGTGTCGATTCATGCAATGGCAAACGTGCTGACAGGTGAAGTAAACCCGTTTGGAAAATTACCAGTAACCATTCCGAATTTGTATGATTTTGGGCATGGACTAGATTATACAAATACACCTCTTAATGCAAAGGGATTAAAACAGTTGGTAGATGATCTCCACGGACAAGGAGAAATCATCGATGATCAGGCTACTCGTAAATTAAAAATCCATTTAACTACAGTGGAACGCTTTGAACAAAGAGAACTTCAAGAAAAAGTGGTAAAGCATTTACATGGTTTTCAAGAATTATTAACTACTCTTAGAGAAGACAAAACACTCACGAAGAAAGCCCATAGTTATTTAGAAACAGAAGGATTAAAGCTGCTAGAAGTTTGGGATAATGCACGAGCAAAATAA
- a CDS encoding CalY family protein: MNIKKQLGFGIASAVLGIALIGGGTFAYFSDSETTKHTFAAGTLDLATEPTEIIQVNNLKPGDSMIRDFELQNNGTLDMEKVLLETDYTVIDAEGNNTEDFGEHIMVEFLYNADKLDEVIYQTTLAELKTMTPEAVSEHVFLPLLGEKGLPVNTIDDFVVQFKFADNDKDQNEFQGDALNLKWTFIATQTPGEEK; encoded by the coding sequence ATGAATATAAAAAAGCAATTAGGATTTGGAATAGCTTCAGCTGTACTTGGTATAGCTTTAATCGGCGGGGGGACTTTTGCCTATTTCAGTGATAGTGAGACAACCAAGCATACATTCGCAGCAGGGACACTTGATTTAGCTACTGAGCCAACAGAAATTATTCAAGTAAATAATCTTAAACCGGGGGATTCGATGATACGTGATTTTGAGCTCCAGAATAATGGAACATTAGATATGGAGAAAGTATTATTGGAGACGGATTATACAGTTATAGATGCAGAAGGAAATAATACTGAAGATTTTGGCGAGCATATTATGGTGGAGTTTCTTTATAATGCGGACAAGCTTGATGAAGTAATTTATCAAACTACGCTTGCTGAATTAAAAACAATGACACCCGAAGCAGTAAGTGAACATGTGTTTTTGCCGCTGCTAGGCGAAAAGGGCCTACCTGTAAATACGATTGATGATTTCGTTGTGCAATTTAAATTTGCCGATAATGATAAAGATCAAAATGAGTTTCAAGGGGATGCTTTAAATTTAAAATGGACTTTTATTGCGACACAGACACCTGGAGAAGAGAAATGA
- a CDS encoding serine hydrolase domain-containing protein, which translates to MKPRYLFPAFLLLILLLLLPTGIKARSVETTFASTQTSFIYEPLKDLDQEIEEAIADAVMPGAVLLITKDGKKKKFTAYGYAAKYKDDQFTEMEQPQVMKEHKLFDMASISKLYTAVAVMQLWDEGLFELEDPVYWYIPEFAIHDKRSVTIQQLLTHTSGFAASPSKRLYEIDGNRADRLDLVLRESLHQLPDTEYIYSDVNYITLGILIERLSGDRQDQFIAKHITEPMGLKNTMYNPPASLKHRIAATEYQPWTNRGLVWGSVHDENAWALDGVAGQAGIFTNAEDLAVFAQMILNNGTHKEKRILSEEAVNLMNMNWNKAYSGQDHGLGWDLNQDWYMDNLAETDTMGHTGYTGTSIVVSPTKHTIVILLTNRVHPTRNTVSTNPIRKLVSERTADAIYSSSAENMKELVERFVNREELDMAVAIPIQRHLTVIHHYEDKHKREKVLKHLNGYVQLIKILEKNGKMSKNVYDDLQRTANYLYEKWQ; encoded by the coding sequence ATGAAGCCTCGATATCTGTTTCCTGCTTTTTTGTTACTTATCCTATTGTTATTACTGCCTACAGGGATAAAAGCTCGTTCAGTAGAAACTACTTTTGCATCTACACAGACTTCTTTTATATATGAACCATTAAAGGATTTGGATCAAGAGATCGAAGAGGCGATTGCAGATGCCGTGATGCCGGGAGCAGTATTGTTAATCACTAAAGATGGCAAGAAGAAGAAATTTACTGCTTATGGTTATGCTGCCAAATATAAAGATGATCAATTTACCGAAATGGAGCAGCCCCAAGTAATGAAAGAACATAAGCTATTTGATATGGCTTCTATTTCAAAATTATATACAGCCGTTGCAGTAATGCAACTATGGGATGAAGGTTTGTTTGAGTTAGAAGATCCAGTATACTGGTATATCCCCGAATTTGCGATTCATGATAAACGAAGTGTCACTATTCAACAATTATTAACACATACATCTGGATTTGCAGCAAGTCCGAGTAAACGCCTGTATGAAATCGATGGTAACCGGGCGGACAGGCTTGATTTAGTATTAAGAGAATCTTTACATCAGTTACCTGACACAGAATATATTTATAGTGATGTTAATTATATTACGTTAGGCATATTAATTGAACGGCTTAGTGGTGATCGTCAGGATCAATTTATAGCTAAACATATTACTGAGCCCATGGGTCTGAAGAATACGATGTATAACCCACCAGCTTCTTTAAAACATCGAATTGCCGCTACCGAATACCAGCCTTGGACAAACCGTGGTTTAGTGTGGGGCAGTGTCCATGATGAAAATGCCTGGGCGTTAGATGGAGTTGCTGGACAAGCTGGTATTTTTACGAATGCTGAAGATTTAGCTGTTTTTGCTCAAATGATATTGAATAACGGAACCCATAAAGAAAAACGGATTCTCTCAGAAGAAGCAGTAAATTTAATGAACATGAATTGGAATAAGGCATATTCAGGCCAAGATCACGGGTTAGGTTGGGATCTAAATCAGGACTGGTATATGGATAATCTCGCAGAAACGGATACAATGGGACATACTGGTTATACTGGAACATCAATTGTTGTGAGTCCAACGAAACATACAATTGTCATTTTATTAACGAATCGTGTGCATCCAACAAGAAACACAGTATCCACTAATCCAATTCGAAAATTGGTATCAGAAAGGACAGCAGATGCAATTTATTCCTCAAGTGCAGAAAACATGAAAGAATTAGTTGAACGTTTTGTAAACAGAGAAGAATTGGACATGGCTGTTGCTATCCCTATTCAGCGCCACTTAACAGTGATTCATCATTATGAAGATAAGCATAAGCGAGAAAAAGTATTGAAGCACTTAAATGGATATGTTCAGTTAATAAAGATTTTAGAGAAAAATGGAAAGATGAGTAAAAATGTCTATGACGATTTGCAGCGAACTGCTAACTATTTGTATGAAAAGTGGCAGTAA
- a CDS encoding FIMAH domain-containing protein, with amino-acid sequence MHTYDLKKSIERYVDVKDLEKNAAKKLKMHLTVVERFEARKDTAKVVKHMKSFLILLNKQKEAGQINETAYDALSSDANDLLYQWN; translated from the coding sequence ATTCATACTTATGATTTAAAGAAATCTATTGAGAGATATGTTGATGTAAAAGATTTGGAAAAAAATGCAGCCAAAAAACTTAAGATGCACCTAACTGTAGTGGAACGCTTTGAAGCTAGAAAGGACACTGCAAAAGTAGTGAAGCATATGAAAAGTTTTCTAATTCTTTTGAATAAACAAAAGGAAGCAGGACAAATAAACGAAACAGCATATGATGCTCTTTCAAGTGATGCTAACGATTTGCTTTATCAATGGAACTAA